Below is a window of Yimella sp. cx-51 DNA.
TGCCGAAGACGGTGTCGACACCCACCGCTTCAAGGGCCAGAACCAGCGCCTGCGCGCCGGTGACGTCCGCTACTTCCTGGACACCCTGCGGAACTCGCGCCGCCACCTGGGACGGGGTCGGCATGTGAGCTGCGGGCCGGGACGCGGTGTTCGTCACCTCAACCACCTTCGTTTCGTTCGATTGTTCGGGCCTCGGACATGAAAAAACCCTCCGGCCCGAAGGCAGTGAGGGTCTGCGCGCCTGTCGAGCTCTTGCTCAGCGGGCGCGCTGGGGAAGTACGACAATCCGTGCCACGCCCTCGATTCTGGTCTGCTGACACTGAAGCGTCAACATTGTGAGACTGCTGTCTCAGCATGAGAGATCAGCCGCGGCCGACGAAGATGCTTCGCACCGAGGCGACGCCTGCGACCAGGTCGGCCCACCGCACCGGCACGTCGAGCACCGCGACCCCACTGGTGACGAAGTGGTCGCCGAAGTCGACTGCGGTGTTGTTCTCGGTCAGGCCGGCTGCAAGGGCCGGAACGCCGGGAGCGTGGCCCACGAGGACGACGGTGTGGGCCTCCTGCGGCGTCTCGCGCAGCACCTCCAGGAGATTGCGCGGCGGTGCCTCGTAGATGCGCTGTTCGTGGTCGACGATCGAGCCGGCGCCGGAGGTTTCCACCGCAGCCGCCCAGGTCTGCCGCGTCCTGGCGGAGGTGGAGCACCAGACGAAGTCCGGGCTGATGCTCTCCTGCTTCAGCCAGCGGCCGATCTCGGCGGCGTCACGCATGCCGCGCTCGGTGAGCTCGCGTTCGTGGTCGGGTCGGGTTCCGTGCGGCTCCGCCTTCGCGTGCCGCACCAGGACGAGGGTGCGCACATCACTCATGGGACAAGCATTTCATCGCGCGTTGTCGCTGCGCTCGCCGGTCCACCAAGAATTGGCCAGCACCGCGGCCAGGACGCCCGCTGCGCACCACCAGGCAAGCGCGGCCCACTGCGCTGTGGTGACCGGAAGGTCGACATAGGTCACCCGGCGCAGTGCCGACATCGCAGCACCGGGCAGCGTGAGCGGACCGATCGACGCCCAGATCGGCCCGGCTCGACCGAAGCCGTCCGCGCCTGTGGCGATCGGGTTGGCAGCGACGACCAGGAGCGCGGCTGAAACAGCCAGGAGCGCGGCGCCACGCGCGCCGACGGAGGCGGCCCTGGCCAGGAGGGCGCTGGCCCACACCACGATCACGCCGAGCAGGAACATCGGCGCGGCGTCCTGCGTCCAGGAAGCGACGACCAGGCAGACGATTCCGACCGACATCGCAGAAAGCAGGGCTCCCAGTGCGCCCAGCAGGGCACACGCGAGCAGTTCGCGGGCCAAGCCGGGACGTCGGGCGCCGGTGGTGAGGGCACCGAGGACGAGTCCGCTGATGATCCATGCCAGGAGCAACTGATGCGCATGTCGGCCCCCTGGATCACCCACCGGAAACTCAGTGAGATCGGTGCTGGTCAGCTGTCGGCCCTCTGCTCGGACGGCCGAGCCGACGACCGCTGACACGGTGGCAGCAGCGTCCGTTCCCTGCACCGAGCTCACGGTGAGCTCATCCGCAGCCCGGCTCGGGTCGACAAGCAGCACACCCTGCGTCCGATCCGCCCGTAGGTCGTCCAGCGCCTCGCCGGTCGTGGTGCCGACGAAGGCTCGAACCGGGTGGCCCGGCGTCGTGTTGATGCGGTTGGCAACCAGGCCCGACCATTCTGTTCTGGTCGAGATGACCATAACTGACGGGCTCACCGGCGACGACTGGAGCAGCACGACGCTGAGCAGCAGCAGCGCCTGCACCGTCAGAGCCCAGGCAACGCCCTGCGCAACCCGCAGGCCGGACATGACGTCAGTCGCCCGCCACGACGTTGCGCAATGAACCCGTTGCCACGAAGTGCGGAATCTCCTTGCGCAGCAAGCGGATCAGGCGTGGGGTGAAAGCGGTCGTCGCGCCTCCGACGTGAGGTGTGATGAGCACGCCGCGTGTCGTCCACAGCGGGTGGTCAGCCGGGAGCGGTTCGGGATCGGTGACGTCCAGCGCGGCACGCACGCGTCCGGCCGCACAAGCACGCACGAGTGCATCGGTGTCGACCACTCCCCCTCGCGCGACATTGACGAGCAGCGCGTCGTCGGGCAGCGCGGCCAGGAACTCTTCGTCGACCAGGTGATGCGTGGCGTCGGTGAGCGGGAGGATGAGGAAGACGATCTCCGCCTCCTGCAGCAGACCGGGAAGTTCGTCGATACCGTGCACGGCATCGACCAGATCGTCGCCGGCACGGGCGGTCGAGGCCACCACGGTGCATTCGACTTCGAAGACCTGCAGGCGCGCCACGATCGCGCGACCGATGGACCCGTAGCCGATGACCAGAGCACGCCGGTCGGCCAGTGAGGGACGACCGGCCATCCGCAGCCAGTCGCCCTGCTCTTGAGCGCGGACCGCTTCGGGGAATCCGCGCTGTGACGCGATCGCCAGCCCGACCGCGAGCTCGGCCGTGGAGGTGTCGTGGATGCCGCGTCCGTTGGCGAGTGCCACTCCGGCGGGCAGATAGGGCAACGCGTGCTCGAACCCGGCGGTGGCCAGCTGCACGGCCTTCAGGTGCGGCAGGTCGGCCAATCGGGCCAAGCGGCTGGCGTTGCCCATGTAGGGCGGCACGAGCAGCTCGATGTCGTCGCGGGGCGGGGCGTCCTTCATGTCCCACACCACCACCTCGATGTCGTCAAGATCGGCGAGGGCATCGGCCCAGTCCTGCTGCGGGAGGCTCACGACAGTCACGGCCTCGACCTTAGTGAGGTGCTGCCGTGAACATCGCGGCTGGAGACCACAAACCGGACGCAAAACGTACGTTCACACGGCGTGTCGCGTACGTTTTGCGTCCGGTTTGTGAGGATTCCAGGCGCTCAGGTCAGTTTGGCGAGGATCAGCTCACGCGCCTTGGCGGCGTCGGCCTGACCCTTCATCTCCTTCATCACCTGACCGATGAGTGCTCCGGCGGCGTTGAGCTTGCCGTCGCGTACCTTCTGGGCGACGTCGTCATTGGCGGCGATCACTTTGTCGACGGCAGCCTCCAGAGCGCCGTCGTCCTGGACGAGTTCGAGGCCGCGCGCGTCGGCCACCTGCGTCGGTGTGCCTTCGCCGTCGATGACGCCGTCCATCACCTGGCGGGCCATGGCGTCGTTGAGCCTGCCGCCCCGCACCAGGCTGTCGAGCTCGGCGACATGTGCGGGCGTGACACCGAATTCGTCGACGCCCTTGCCCTCGACGTTGGCGCGGCGAGCCAGCTCACCGGTCCACCACTTGCGGGCCGCGGGCGGACTCGCACCCGCAGCAACCGTCTGCTCGATGAGCTCGGTGGCTCCCGCGTTGATGACATCGCGCATCTCCAGGTCGCTGTAGCCCCATTCGGACTGCAGCCGCTTGCGACGCTGCGCGGGCGGTTCGGGCAGGGTGCCGCGCAGTTCCTCGACCCGCTCGCGGGTCGGAGCAACCGGCACGAGGTCGGGCTCGGGGAAGTAGCGGTAGTCCTCGGCATCCGACTTGGGACGTCCGGCGGTCGTGACGCCGGTGTCCTCGTGCCAGTGACGGGTCTCCTGGATGATCGTGCCGCCGGAGTTCAGCACCGCGGCGTGGCGACTGATCTCGTAGCGCACCGCGCGCTCCACCGAACGCAACGAGTTGACGTTCTTGGTCTCGGTGCGGATGCCGAACTTCTGCGCGCCCTTGGGCATGAGCGAGACATTCGCGTCGCAGCGCATCGAACCCTGCTCCATGCGCACATCGCTCACGCCGAGCGCCTTGATGAGGTCGCGCAACGCCGAGACATAGGCCTTGGCGATCTCGGGAGCGCGCTCACCGGCGCCGGTCAGCGGCTTGGTGACGATCTCGATGAGCGGGATGCCGGCCCGGTTGTAGTCGATGAGTGAGTACTCCGCGCCGTGGATCCGACCGGTGGAGCCACCGACGTGCAGCGCTTTGCCGGTGTCTTCCTCCATGTGCGCCCGCTCGATCTCGACGCGGTAGGTGCTGCCGTCCTCGAGGTCGACGTCGAGGTAACCGTTGAACGCGATCGGCTCGTCGTACTGGCTCGTCTGGAAGTTCTTCGGCATATCCGGATAGAAGTAGTTCTTCCGGGCGAAGCGGCACCATTCCGCGATCTCGCAGTTGAGTGCCAGACCGATGCGGATCGCCGACTCGACGGCGGTGTGGCTGACCACCGGCAAGGCACCCGGCAGGCCAAGGCAGACCGGGCAGACCTGGGTGTTGGGCTCGGCACCGAACTCCGTGGCGCAGCCGCAGAACATCTTGGTGTTGGTGTTGAGCTCGACGTGCACCTCCAGACCCATCACCGGGTCGTAGGTGGCGATCGCCTCGTCGTAGCTGACGACGTCCTCGGTGTGAACGCTCATCGAGCGATCTCCTTCCCGGTGAGTTCCGGAGCGTTGGTGAGGATCGGAGATCCCCACTGCGACAACAGCATTCGTTCCAGCGCGGCACCCACTTCGTAGAGCCGCTCGTCCTTGGTTGCCGGCGCCAGGATCTGGAAACCGGAGGGCAGGCCGTCCTCGGCGAGGCCGTTGGGCAGCGACATGCCGGGGACGCCGGCGAGGTTGGCCGGGATGGTCGCGACATCGTTGAGGTACATCGACATCGGGTCGTCCAGCTTCTCCCCCAGCTTGAACGCCGTGGTCGGAGCGGTCGGGGTGACCAGTACGTCGGCCCTCTCGAAGGCGGCGGCGAAGTCGCGTGCGATGAGGGTGCGCACCTTCTGGGCTTGGCCGTAGTAGGCGTCGTAGTAGCCGGAGCTGAGGGCGTAGGTGCCGAGGATGATGCGGCGCTTGACCTCGTCCCCGAAGCCGGCGTCGCGGGTGGCGGCCATGACCTGCTCGGCCGACGGGCTCTGGATGCCCTCAGGCGCAACCCGCAGGCCGTAACGCATGGCGTCGAACTTCGCGAGGTTGGAGCTGGCCTCACTCGGCAGGATCAGGTAGTACGCCGCCAGGCCCTGCTCGAAGGAGGGGCAGGAGACCTCGACGATCTCCGCACCGGCGTCGCGCAGGAGGTCAAGCGATTCCTCGAAGCGCGACTTCACGCCCTCTTGGAAGCCTTCGCCGGAGATCTCCTTGATCACGCCGATGCGCATGCCCTTGACCTCGCCGCGGCGGGCGGCCTCGACGACCGGCGGCACCGGAGCGTCGATGGAGGTGGAGTCGAGCGGGTCGTGTCCGCCGATCACTTCGTGCAGCAGCGCGGCGTCAAGCACCGTGCGGGTGCACGGACCGGCCTGGTCGAGCGAGCTGGCCAACGCGATCAGGCCGTAGCGGGAGACACCGCCGTAGGTGGGCTTGGTGCCGACGGTGCCGGTGACCGAGGCTGGTTGCCGGATCGAGCCACCGGTGTCGGTGCCGATGGCCAGCGGCGCCTCGAACGCAGCGATCGCCGCGGCCGAGCCACCGCCCGAACCACCGGGAATGCGCTCGAGATCCCACGGGTTGCGCGACGGACCGTAGGCGGAGTGCTCGGTGGACGAACCCATCGCAAACTCGTCCATGTTGGTCTTACCCAGAATCGGCATTCCAGCCGCCTTCAAGCGGCTGACCAGTGTGGCGTCGTACGGCGGCACCCAGCCTTCGAGGATCTTGCTGCCCGCGGTGGTCGGCAGACCCTGGGTGGCCACGACGTCCTTCACCGCGATCGGCACGCCGGCCAAGGCGTGCAGTTGCTCGCCGGCAGCGCGGCGCTGGTCGACGTCCGCGGCTGCGGCGAGCGCGCCTTCGCTGTCGACGTGCAGGAAAGCGTGGACGTCGCCGTCGACGGTGGCGATGCGGTCGAGATGCGCCTGCGTGAGCTCGACGGCGCTGACGTCCTTGCGGGCGAGCGCGTCGGCCATGTCGGACGCGGTGGAACGGGTGATGTCAGTCAACTTCGAAACCTTCGGGTGGGCCGGGCGAGGGAAGTGTTGGTCAGTCTTCGTCGAGGATGCGCGGCACCTCGAAGCGACCGATGTCGCTGGCGGGAGCACCGGCGAGCGCCTGCTCCTGGGTGAGGCTGGGACGCACCTCGTCCGGCCGGGTGACATTGGTCAGCGGCAGCGGGTGGGACATCGGCGGCACGTCGGCGGCGGCGATGTCGTTGACCTGGGCCACGAAGCCGACGATCTGATCGAGCTGACCGGCGAGCTTGTCGAGTTCGTCATCGGACAACTGGATGCGGGCGAGCATGGCGACGTGCGCGACCTCGTCGCGGGACAGCGAAGACATGGCCGTCAGTCTACGGCTGCGGCAAACCTGCCGACGCCCGCCGGTCAGGACGCCGCGCTCGGCTCCTCCAAGGCTGCCCGGGCAGCATCGAACACGACCGGATCGGTGCACCCGCGAGCGAAGCCCCAATGCGTTTGCGGATCTCCCGGCCCAGCAACCACTGGCCGATCGGCTCGGCGATCGGGCGCAACCACTCCGGCCGGATGGCGTAGGTGTATCTCCAGGTGGCACGGGTGCCGTCACCGTTCGGCAGTGGGCAGCAGGGACCCACAGGAGCGCTACCAAGGGTGCGGCTTGAAGTCCTTCAGGAAGACTCCGTGCAGGTCGATGCCGCTCTCTCCCTGCACGATCGGGTCGTAGACGCGGGCCGCACCGTCGACCAGATCGAGGGGCGCGTGCCAGCCCTCCCCCGCGATCCGCAGCTTCTGGTCGTGCGGTCGTTCGTCGGTGATCCACCCGGTGTCGACCGCGGTCATCAGGATGCGGTCTGAGTCGAACATCTCCTGCGCGCTGGTGCGAGTGAGCATGTTGAGGGCCGCCTTGGCCATATTGGTGTGCGGATGGCCTGCGCCCTTGTACCGGCGTCCGAACTGCCCTTCCATCGCCGACACGTTGACCACGTAGGCGCGCCTCGCCCCCGCGTGCACTGCCGCGCGCATGGCCGGCCGGAGGCGGGAGACGAGGACGAAGGGCGCCACCGAGTTGCAGAGCTGCACCTCGAGCAGTTCGAGCGGATCAACCTGGTCGACGGTGTTGGTCCAGGAGTTGTCGGTGGCCAGATCAGGCAGCAGCCCGCCGGCGTCGACGGCGGTACCGGCGAGATAGGCCTCCAGGCTCGCACTGCCTGCTCGGAGCACGTGGGCCGACGCCTGCGCCGCGAGCGCCGCGGCCTCGTGGTGCTCGTCCCGGTCCTGATGGTGAGCGACCGCGTCGGCGCCGAGGGAGCCGACCAGCTGCGCCGGGTGGGCATCACTCATGCGATCGAAGGTGACCATGCGCGGCAGCGCGACCCCGGCGGGCCGAGGAGCGTCTTCGGCCCGCACCAGATGCGAGTAGGAACCGGCACTACGGCGGACGGTCTGCGCTGCATTGTTGATGAGGATGTCGAGTGCGCCCCCTGCGGCGACCTCGTCGGCGAGCGCTGCGACGTGGCTGGGGTCGCGCAGGTCGATTCCGACGACCGTCAGGCGCTCGATCCAGTCGTCCGCGTCCGGCATGGCGCGAAATCGGCGGACGGCATCGCGGGGAAAGCGGGTGGTGATCGTGAGCTCGGCGCCGTCGCGCAACAGCATGAGCGCGATGTACATCCCGATCTTGGCGCGGCCTCCGGTGAGCAGTGCCCGTTTGCCTCGTAGATCGACGTGCTGGTCACGCTTGCCGTGGCTGAACGCAGCGCACTCCGGGCAGAGCCAGTGGTAGAAAGCGTCAACCTGGCGGTACTTGGCATGGCAGACGTAGCAACCGCGATCGAAATGCAGGAGCCCAGCCGCCTCGCCCGGCGCCGATGCCTCCAGCAGGATGCCGCGGGTCTCGTCGTCGATCCGCATCGGCGAACCGGTGGCGGTGCGGGCCAGCACCTCCTCGTCCGCCTGACGCAAGGGCTGTTCGCGCTCCTGTCGCGCCGCCGCCCGGCGCGCCTTGCGCACCCGGTTGAACATGCGCTGCGAAGCCCGCTTGACCGTTTCGATGTCCGGGTGGGCGGCCGGCAGCTGCGGTAGCTGTTCCAGCACCCGCAAGGTGGCGGCGAGGTCGTCCGGGTCGAGGCCCGGGTCACCCTGATGATCGGTCACGGTGGGCAAGCCTACGATCAGCACAGGACTTCGGGTGACCGATGGAAACGGGGCGGCCCCGGCGGCCGCCGGCAGGTATTTGAGCTCACAACGCACGAGGATTGGATTCGGGAATGGGCTGGTTCGACAAGAAGCGCAATGACTCCTCGGCGCCCCTTCCCGACGCTCGGGATGCCATCGACGCCTATTGGGACGCGATCGGTACATCCGACGACGACGTGATCTCCTACATGATCAACCCGATGTTCCAGGGTGCGCCGGCGTGGCCGAACATCCGCCAGGCCTACAGCGTGGTGCGCCGAGCTGACACCGTCATCATCACCTCCGACGGCCTGGCCGATCCGTCGAGCGAAAACGACGCATTACCAATAGGATTCGGCTGCGAGGTCTACATCGAGTCACCAGAACTTGTGGGCGCGTCCTTCGAAGACCTGAAGTACAGCTGGTTGTTCGCGGCCGTCGAGCTCTTCGCACAGAACGTCGCCGGGATGCAGGGCATCAGCGATCACTTGCGGCAGTACGGCGTCGCCTCCATGGAGCTTCCGATGGACCCCGAATACACCCCGGCCGAGTTTATGACCGAACACGGCACGGTCGGAGCGCTCATCGGGCTGCCGGCAGCCGGTCGCGCATCGCAGGTCAACACCGCCGGCGGCGTCGTCGACATCGTGCCGCTGACCATCATCACCACCGCCGAACTGCAGACCGTGCTCGACAAGGGACAGGCCGGACGCGACGAAGTGGCCGCGCATCGTCAGCGCACCGGCACCGGCCACCTGACCGTTCGCTGATCTCGGCCTGACGCCGATTAGCTGGCGTCCGCTGGGCTGCCCCACATGGCGGTCAGGTGCCACAACTGCTTGACCGGTTGCACCGGGTAACGACCTGATGCAGCGGCCTCGCCGATCGCCCACGCGTCGATCTTGCCCTCCGACGCAATCTCCAGCCCGATGCACACCGGATCCGGACCGCGGTAGTGCTCGCGGCGCACCAGTTCCTCCGTGGTGAGGACGCGCCCTTCGTGCCATTCCAGTGGGACGCCCAGAGCTTCGGCTTGGGCCTGCACCCAAGTGCGCTGGA
It encodes the following:
- a CDS encoding histidine phosphatase family protein codes for the protein MSDVRTLVLVRHAKAEPHGTRPDHERELTERGMRDAAEIGRWLKQESISPDFVWCSTSARTRQTWAAAVETSGAGSIVDHEQRIYEAPPRNLLEVLRETPQEAHTVVLVGHAPGVPALAAGLTENNTAVDFGDHFVTSGVAVLDVPVRWADLVAGVASVRSIFVGRG
- a CDS encoding 2-hydroxyacid dehydrogenase; the protein is MTVVSLPQQDWADALADLDDIEVVVWDMKDAPPRDDIELLVPPYMGNASRLARLADLPHLKAVQLATAGFEHALPYLPAGVALANGRGIHDTSTAELAVGLAIASQRGFPEAVRAQEQGDWLRMAGRPSLADRRALVIGYGSIGRAIVARLQVFEVECTVVASTARAGDDLVDAVHGIDELPGLLQEAEIVFLILPLTDATHHLVDEEFLAALPDDALLVNVARGGVVDTDALVRACAAGRVRAALDVTDPEPLPADHPLWTTRGVLITPHVGGATTAFTPRLIRLLRKEIPHFVATGSLRNVVAGD
- the gatB gene encoding Asp-tRNA(Asn)/Glu-tRNA(Gln) amidotransferase subunit GatB, whose product is MSVHTEDVVSYDEAIATYDPVMGLEVHVELNTNTKMFCGCATEFGAEPNTQVCPVCLGLPGALPVVSHTAVESAIRIGLALNCEIAEWCRFARKNYFYPDMPKNFQTSQYDEPIAFNGYLDVDLEDGSTYRVEIERAHMEEDTGKALHVGGSTGRIHGAEYSLIDYNRAGIPLIEIVTKPLTGAGERAPEIAKAYVSALRDLIKALGVSDVRMEQGSMRCDANVSLMPKGAQKFGIRTETKNVNSLRSVERAVRYEISRHAAVLNSGGTIIQETRHWHEDTGVTTAGRPKSDAEDYRYFPEPDLVPVAPTRERVEELRGTLPEPPAQRRKRLQSEWGYSDLEMRDVINAGATELIEQTVAAGASPPAARKWWTGELARRANVEGKGVDEFGVTPAHVAELDSLVRGGRLNDAMARQVMDGVIDGEGTPTQVADARGLELVQDDGALEAAVDKVIAANDDVAQKVRDGKLNAAGALIGQVMKEMKGQADAAKARELILAKLT
- the gatA gene encoding Asp-tRNA(Asn)/Glu-tRNA(Gln) amidotransferase subunit GatA — translated: MADALARKDVSAVELTQAHLDRIATVDGDVHAFLHVDSEGALAAAADVDQRRAAGEQLHALAGVPIAVKDVVATQGLPTTAGSKILEGWVPPYDATLVSRLKAAGMPILGKTNMDEFAMGSSTEHSAYGPSRNPWDLERIPGGSGGGSAAAIAAFEAPLAIGTDTGGSIRQPASVTGTVGTKPTYGGVSRYGLIALASSLDQAGPCTRTVLDAALLHEVIGGHDPLDSTSIDAPVPPVVEAARRGEVKGMRIGVIKEISGEGFQEGVKSRFEESLDLLRDAGAEIVEVSCPSFEQGLAAYYLILPSEASSNLAKFDAMRYGLRVAPEGIQSPSAEQVMAATRDAGFGDEVKRRIILGTYALSSGYYDAYYGQAQKVRTLIARDFAAAFERADVLVTPTAPTTAFKLGEKLDDPMSMYLNDVATIPANLAGVPGMSLPNGLAEDGLPSGFQILAPATKDERLYEVGAALERMLLSQWGSPILTNAPELTGKEIAR
- the gatC gene encoding Asp-tRNA(Asn)/Glu-tRNA(Gln) amidotransferase subunit GatC encodes the protein MSSLSRDEVAHVAMLARIQLSDDELDKLAGQLDQIVGFVAQVNDIAAADVPPMSHPLPLTNVTRPDEVRPSLTQEQALAGAPASDIGRFEVPRILDED
- a CDS encoding SDR family NAD(P)-dependent oxidoreductase; protein product: MTDHQGDPGLDPDDLAATLRVLEQLPQLPAAHPDIETVKRASQRMFNRVRKARRAAARQEREQPLRQADEEVLARTATGSPMRIDDETRGILLEASAPGEAAGLLHFDRGCYVCHAKYRQVDAFYHWLCPECAAFSHGKRDQHVDLRGKRALLTGGRAKIGMYIALMLLRDGAELTITTRFPRDAVRRFRAMPDADDWIERLTVVGIDLRDPSHVAALADEVAAGGALDILINNAAQTVRRSAGSYSHLVRAEDAPRPAGVALPRMVTFDRMSDAHPAQLVGSLGADAVAHHQDRDEHHEAAALAAQASAHVLRAGSASLEAYLAGTAVDAGGLLPDLATDNSWTNTVDQVDPLELLEVQLCNSVAPFVLVSRLRPAMRAAVHAGARRAYVVNVSAMEGQFGRRYKGAGHPHTNMAKAALNMLTRTSAQEMFDSDRILMTAVDTGWITDERPHDQKLRIAGEGWHAPLDLVDGAARVYDPIVQGESGIDLHGVFLKDFKPHPW